From Pelosinus fermentans DSM 17108, the proteins below share one genomic window:
- a CDS encoding acyltransferase produces MNIENKLSNIESIVQSGLDEKKTCTILELINATHLFPKELFDEFKLYDEYLPQIKVLPLTLEQKFLHLLWEIFDKLPLSLITNFAVPFRRILAQKLFKKCGKNFIAMEGVRFNFGQNIEVGDDVFLNREVFLDGKGGITLGNFVTLTEKVEIYTHSHLEYNHGKRIYAPVKVEDFAKVFSHSMLLPGIVVGEQAVVAARSVVTKSVDPNTFVAGIPAKPIRERKNRGRSKQQLGHVWFHNAAFQE; encoded by the coding sequence ATGAATATTGAGAATAAACTGTCGAATATTGAATCCATCGTTCAAAGCGGATTAGATGAGAAAAAAACCTGCACAATTTTAGAATTAATTAACGCGACCCATTTATTTCCCAAGGAATTATTTGATGAATTTAAATTATACGACGAATATTTGCCCCAAATTAAGGTTCTGCCTCTTACACTGGAACAGAAATTCCTGCATTTACTCTGGGAGATATTTGACAAATTGCCGCTTAGTTTAATTACTAATTTTGCTGTCCCCTTTCGCCGCATTCTCGCCCAAAAATTATTTAAAAAATGCGGAAAAAATTTCATCGCCATGGAGGGTGTACGATTTAATTTTGGTCAAAACATCGAAGTAGGCGATGATGTTTTTCTAAATCGCGAAGTATTCCTCGATGGTAAAGGAGGAATTACTCTTGGCAATTTTGTAACATTAACTGAAAAAGTGGAAATTTACACCCATTCGCATCTTGAATACAATCACGGGAAAAGAATTTATGCACCGGTGAAAGTAGAGGACTTTGCTAAAGTTTTCTCTCATTCCATGCTATTGCCAGGTATCGTGGTGGGTGAACAAGCAGTCGTCGCTGCAAGATCGGTAGTAACGAAAAGTGTGGATCCAAACACGTTTGTAGCTGGAATTCCAGCAAAACCCATACGAGAAAGGAAAAATCGCGGTAGAAGCAAACAGCAGTTAGGACATGTATGGTTTCATAATGCCGCTTTTCAAGAATAA
- a CDS encoding methyl-accepting chemotaxis protein — protein sequence MKNLSFKFKLLAIILPVIIIGLLSLTGVAYWQFHKVIESELTDSMMLRTGEAADHMNTWLTGRLGEVRETAESPMVARILQTNPQLDLKREDESIKLIDELLLSRWKFINEAYPNQYAALHIVNFLEPQEYSNPEALSKLTARFYDVKARVLKTTPWAKGGALEAGERFSRTGGIPYDAIYKPAYSQAYDKNMVLMIAYRKDNQGNVTAGAGASLTIETIQQITQQLKYGEKGYGFLLAQDGTFVVHPNSEWAMKEKISNVDNENIRKLGELITGGKPGIFRYTDGTDKKIVFYNPIPIAGWTVANVVFEDELFASANKILTMMLLITVIIIALMSIIIYFAVGRLFRQLSKFADQVAAGDLTASIQIDSQDEIGRLAYAFSNTVSTLRGVVNNITDESEKIKRLSRDVADACQDTGKMTEEVTMTMQALAQGADQQAAHVSDAANKTKQVGESGKTVTDKCHEMLQVAKRSQDVSSIGLQSVKQTVESMSVFVKHNNSNLQESQLLLAQSSEIGNIIEVITGIAGQTNLLALNAAIEAARAGEAGRGFAVVADEVRKLAEQSGGAAQQIAQLINGIQEQIASITESMNKGSQEITDSMEIAIQAGTHFDDIEKAVSEIIVVVDNVSSAACIMNEEVQYTMADIENAAAITEQTSASTQQVAAAVEEQAAGMQAIVDSTKQLVEISDRLYSLVSEFKVS from the coding sequence ATGAAAAACTTGTCTTTTAAATTTAAACTGCTGGCCATAATATTACCAGTGATTATTATTGGCTTACTTTCTTTGACCGGGGTTGCTTATTGGCAGTTTCATAAGGTAATTGAATCGGAATTAACTGACTCTATGATGCTTAGAACCGGCGAAGCCGCCGACCATATGAATACCTGGTTGACCGGGCGGCTTGGTGAAGTACGTGAAACAGCTGAAAGTCCGATGGTTGCACGAATATTGCAGACGAATCCACAACTTGATCTTAAACGGGAGGATGAATCCATAAAACTGATTGATGAACTCCTGCTATCCCGTTGGAAATTTATCAATGAAGCATATCCCAACCAATATGCAGCTCTACATATCGTCAACTTCTTAGAACCTCAGGAATACAGCAATCCTGAAGCTTTAAGTAAACTGACAGCCCGTTTTTATGATGTTAAGGCAAGAGTATTAAAGACTACTCCATGGGCAAAAGGTGGTGCGTTAGAAGCAGGGGAGCGATTTTCCCGTACCGGTGGTATTCCTTATGATGCGATTTATAAGCCGGCATATTCTCAGGCATATGATAAAAACATGGTGCTTATGATTGCCTATCGAAAAGATAATCAAGGAAACGTAACAGCTGGCGCTGGTGCAAGTTTGACGATTGAAACAATCCAGCAAATAACCCAGCAGTTGAAGTATGGAGAAAAAGGGTATGGGTTTCTCTTGGCACAAGACGGCACCTTCGTTGTTCATCCTAATTCGGAGTGGGCTATGAAGGAAAAAATATCAAATGTTGATAACGAAAATATCCGTAAACTTGGCGAACTGATTACCGGAGGCAAACCCGGCATATTCCGCTATACCGATGGAACAGATAAAAAAATTGTTTTTTATAACCCCATTCCAATAGCAGGCTGGACAGTCGCCAATGTTGTTTTCGAGGATGAGCTTTTCGCGTCAGCGAATAAAATACTCACAATGATGCTGCTGATCACAGTGATTATCATCGCACTCATGTCGATAATCATTTATTTCGCTGTTGGCCGCCTTTTTAGGCAACTCAGCAAGTTCGCCGACCAGGTGGCAGCCGGAGATTTAACTGCTTCCATCCAAATTGACTCTCAAGACGAAATTGGCAGGCTGGCTTATGCCTTCAGCAATACCGTCTCAACCTTGCGGGGAGTGGTAAATAATATAACCGATGAATCGGAAAAGATAAAGCGTCTTTCCCGTGACGTAGCCGACGCTTGCCAAGATACAGGCAAAATGACAGAGGAAGTGACCATGACAATGCAGGCACTGGCTCAAGGTGCCGACCAGCAGGCAGCCCATGTATCAGACGCTGCCAATAAGACTAAGCAAGTAGGTGAATCTGGAAAAACAGTTACTGACAAATGCCATGAAATGCTCCAAGTCGCTAAAAGGTCACAGGATGTAAGTTCCATCGGTCTTCAATCCGTAAAACAAACAGTGGAAAGTATGAGCGTATTCGTCAAGCATAATAACAGTAACTTACAAGAAAGCCAGCTGCTATTAGCGCAGTCTTCTGAAATTGGCAACATTATTGAAGTCATTACCGGCATTGCCGGACAGACAAATCTGTTGGCTCTTAACGCCGCCATTGAGGCAGCCAGAGCGGGTGAAGCAGGTCGCGGGTTTGCCGTTGTTGCAGATGAAGTTAGAAAACTGGCTGAGCAGTCCGGTGGTGCAGCCCAGCAAATAGCTCAGCTTATCAACGGCATTCAGGAACAGATTGCCTCCATAACCGAGAGTATGAATAAGGGTTCTCAGGAAATTACCGATAGTATGGAAATAGCCATTCAGGCTGGGACTCATTTTGACGATATCGAAAAGGCCGTCAGTGAGATTATTGTGGTTGTCGATAACGTATCTTCCGCTGCATGCATCATGAACGAAGAAGTACAATACACTATGGCAGATATAGAAAATGCTGCTGCAATTACAGAACAGACATCTGCTTCTACACAGCAAGTAGCAGCTGCCGTAGAGGAACAGGCTGCTGGAATGCAGGCAATTGTTGATTCTACCAAACAATTGGTCGAAATCTCCGATCGTCTATATAGTTTGGTATCCGAATTTAAAGTATCTTAA
- a CDS encoding PilZ domain-containing protein: MSNAGCIFLPIHATAINISMEGILLQVEQPLEIHSQVRLCLSKELGHIDLAANVTWQQYNNFGCEFVDMAEEIRAVLDHVIYRHSQFGRLESLDIGY; this comes from the coding sequence ATGTCAAATGCAGGTTGTATATTTTTACCAATACATGCCACTGCAATTAATATCAGTATGGAAGGAATATTACTGCAAGTAGAGCAGCCATTAGAGATTCATTCGCAAGTACGACTGTGTTTATCTAAAGAACTAGGACATATTGATCTTGCCGCAAATGTCACCTGGCAGCAGTATAACAACTTTGGTTGTGAGTTTGTGGACATGGCTGAGGAGATAAGGGCAGTATTGGATCATGTAATCTACCGGCATTCGCAGTTCGGGAGACTGGAAAGTTTGGATATTGGGTATTAA
- a CDS encoding helix-turn-helix transcriptional regulator, translating into MRSNRIFEITTILLNKGTITARELASRFGVSTRTIYRDIDMLSSSGVPVYMNKGNGGGIHILENYTLNRAIFSERESKNLLMAVKTLQATQYPELDIALEKMGAIFKNASNHDWVEVDFSPWASSPNEKNKFNDIKRAMLERNVIRFEYVNGEGHRSSRLAEPEKLIFKNNAWYLVAFCRQHQEHRTFRISRLKKLDILAENFEKKVLPKPRVEEWNTAPQSLTPLKLCFKAQVINRVYDYFDDSFLIPNDDGSLTLVAEFPEDEWLYSYILSFGSSVEVIEPEYMRKIIAERIRQALQLYEL; encoded by the coding sequence ATGAGAAGCAACCGAATATTTGAGATCACAACCATATTGCTTAATAAAGGAACAATTACCGCCAGAGAACTTGCCAGCCGTTTTGGTGTTTCAACAAGGACAATTTATCGGGATATTGATATGCTTTCCTCCTCTGGCGTGCCTGTGTATATGAATAAAGGCAATGGCGGGGGCATACATATCCTGGAGAATTACACGTTAAACAGGGCGATTTTTTCGGAGCGGGAAAGCAAGAACCTGCTGATGGCGGTTAAAACCCTGCAGGCAACTCAATACCCAGAATTAGATATCGCCCTTGAAAAAATGGGGGCAATATTTAAGAATGCTTCCAATCATGATTGGGTAGAAGTCGATTTTTCTCCTTGGGCAAGTTCGCCCAATGAAAAAAACAAATTTAACGACATCAAGCGGGCTATGCTGGAGCGAAATGTCATTCGATTCGAATATGTGAACGGAGAAGGCCATCGGAGCAGCCGGCTGGCGGAACCGGAAAAGCTTATTTTTAAAAACAATGCATGGTATCTGGTAGCCTTCTGCCGGCAGCATCAGGAGCACAGAACCTTTCGAATATCCAGACTGAAAAAACTGGACATCCTAGCAGAGAATTTTGAGAAAAAAGTGTTGCCGAAACCGAGAGTGGAAGAATGGAATACTGCCCCACAGTCGTTAACTCCATTGAAGCTTTGCTTTAAGGCACAAGTCATAAATCGAGTATATGATTATTTTGATGATTCGTTTCTTATTCCAAACGACGATGGAAGTCTTACTTTAGTGGCAGAGTTTCCTGAAGATGAATGGCTTTACAGTTATATCCTATCATTTGGCAGTTCTGTGGAGGTAATTGAACCGGAATATATGCGTAAAATCATTGCAGAACGAATACGACAAGCATTACAACTGTATGAATTGTGA
- a CDS encoding Hsp20/alpha crystallin family protein, producing MFSLRPYRQNHGHQKNALSKFARNFLGDDFEALFDNGDNFPSSFQVDLRETDKQYVLEADLPGINKEDISLRYENNYLTISASRNETQEVRGEKDYVRRERRFGQLQRNFYIDNIQEDQIDAKFDYGVLTVTLLKSDNAQAKQGNIPIQ from the coding sequence ATGTTTAGCTTACGCCCCTATCGTCAGAATCATGGACATCAAAAAAATGCACTGAGTAAATTTGCGCGCAATTTTTTAGGAGATGATTTTGAAGCGCTCTTTGACAATGGAGATAACTTCCCCAGTTCATTTCAAGTAGATCTGCGAGAAACTGATAAGCAATATGTATTAGAAGCAGATCTGCCTGGTATTAATAAAGAGGATATAAGCCTGCGTTATGAAAATAATTATTTAACAATCAGTGCGAGCAGAAATGAGACGCAAGAAGTAAGAGGTGAAAAAGATTATGTTCGCCGGGAAAGACGGTTTGGTCAGTTGCAACGGAACTTTTATATAGACAACATTCAAGAGGATCAAATTGATGCCAAATTTGATTACGGCGTTCTTACGGTTACCTTGCTAAAATCAGATAACGCTCAGGCAAAGCAGGGCAATATCCCTATACAATAA
- a CDS encoding PAS domain-containing protein: protein MQFEKTSAFYPQKNNSSDKNFDFYGVLDSIAVPIFIKDSTGIYMNCNKAYEKFMGLSRDEIIGKSAYHILPKNVADRYFAKDKELFEQENEQIYESRVTIKGVSRDVIFRKSIYRNAVGAACGLVGAIIDITEQKQAEKLLQERIALEKIVSTISADCIKTNSNPAALMLSALHLISRSMGVENSYIFITSDDGRNMNQVYHWNVTVGNSVILDINSSKQNVVTHWKIIKGIVQGLDTAQEYTTHYELHSNTAKRIIFPLKNGNQWLGAFNLEWAKDQCIELGNEHTTLLKLLAEVFVGMLQRQQTEEFLRVSEANNKTLLEAIPDIMAVVTPDLNIEYFKIGREHEHFEDVGDPSSFIGKTVSEVLPQDVAKLFMENIVLTSQTKTVTSFEYQITHNQEIRCREVRSIGISDGKILMMIRDITHKKLMAETLIKRNAEIKEALANLKQTQLSLVQQEKLAGIGQLAAGVAHEINNPLGFVLSNFDSLKQHLIKIKDVYNKYRELKERVLESDIQELQELAEQLTLFENQKKIDYIFDDLEPIIQESNDGLKRLMDIVKALNLFSRVDKSSEFEGYDLNSGIKTTLIIAKHEIRYVAEIELDLRELPEIQASSGQINQVLLNIIINAAYAIKEKQMDKLGMIKITSYYDQQYVYCSIRDNGLGMTEETLKNIFNAFFTTKPIGQGTGLGLSISYDIIVNKHSGDISVTSEKTIGTTFIIKLPLSITKNAEHNSINDKNPYTN, encoded by the coding sequence ATGCAGTTTGAAAAAACATCGGCATTTTATCCTCAGAAAAATAATAGTTCCGATAAAAATTTTGATTTTTATGGGGTTCTAGATTCGATTGCAGTTCCAATATTTATTAAAGATAGTACGGGTATCTATATGAATTGCAATAAAGCATATGAAAAATTTATGGGATTAAGCAGGGATGAAATTATCGGCAAATCAGCATATCATATACTTCCTAAGAATGTAGCGGATAGGTACTTTGCAAAAGACAAAGAACTGTTTGAGCAAGAAAATGAGCAGATATATGAAAGTCGGGTTACAATCAAAGGGGTGAGTCGTGATGTAATTTTCCGCAAATCAATTTATCGCAATGCAGTAGGTGCTGCTTGCGGCTTAGTGGGAGCAATAATTGACATAACTGAGCAAAAGCAGGCAGAGAAGCTATTGCAGGAACGAATTGCTCTTGAAAAGATTGTGTCAACGATATCAGCAGATTGTATCAAGACTAACTCAAATCCTGCTGCGTTAATGCTTTCTGCATTACATTTAATTAGTCGATCTATGGGTGTTGAAAATAGTTACATCTTTATTACTTCTGATGATGGCAGGAATATGAATCAAGTGTATCATTGGAATGTGACTGTTGGTAATAGTGTTATCTTAGATATAAATTCTTCAAAGCAAAACGTAGTGACTCATTGGAAGATAATTAAAGGCATTGTCCAGGGACTGGATACTGCACAAGAATATACCACCCATTATGAGCTTCATAGTAATACAGCAAAACGAATAATTTTTCCTTTAAAGAATGGGAACCAATGGCTGGGAGCCTTTAATCTAGAGTGGGCAAAAGACCAATGTATTGAGCTGGGTAATGAGCATACCACACTACTCAAACTGTTAGCAGAAGTATTTGTAGGTATGTTGCAGCGTCAGCAAACAGAAGAATTCTTAAGAGTGAGCGAAGCAAACAATAAAACGCTCCTTGAAGCTATACCTGATATAATGGCGGTTGTTACACCGGATTTAAACATAGAATACTTTAAAATTGGGCGGGAACATGAACATTTTGAGGATGTTGGTGATCCTAGCTCTTTTATCGGCAAAACAGTTAGTGAAGTTTTGCCTCAGGATGTTGCAAAACTGTTTATGGAAAACATTGTACTAACTTCCCAAACAAAGACCGTCACTAGCTTTGAATATCAAATAACACATAATCAGGAGATCAGGTGCAGAGAAGTTCGTAGTATTGGCATTTCCGATGGGAAAATATTGATGATGATTCGTGATATTACCCATAAAAAATTGATGGCAGAAACGCTTATCAAGCGGAATGCAGAAATTAAAGAGGCTCTTGCCAATCTAAAGCAGACGCAATTGAGTTTGGTTCAGCAAGAAAAATTGGCTGGGATAGGACAATTAGCCGCAGGGGTGGCCCATGAAATTAATAATCCACTGGGCTTTGTTCTCAGTAACTTTGACAGTTTAAAGCAGCACTTAATTAAGATTAAAGATGTATACAATAAATATCGAGAATTAAAAGAGCGGGTATTGGAATCGGATATCCAAGAGTTGCAAGAGTTAGCGGAGCAGCTTACCCTTTTTGAAAACCAGAAAAAAATTGATTATATTTTTGATGATCTGGAGCCAATTATTCAGGAATCGAATGATGGGCTAAAGAGATTAATGGACATAGTAAAAGCACTAAATTTATTCTCAAGAGTAGATAAAAGTAGTGAATTTGAAGGTTATGATTTAAACAGCGGTATCAAAACTACCCTAATTATTGCGAAACATGAGATCAGATATGTTGCGGAAATTGAACTTGATTTAAGAGAACTGCCCGAAATACAAGCTTCATCAGGACAAATAAATCAGGTCCTTTTGAATATCATCATAAATGCGGCTTATGCAATTAAGGAAAAGCAAATGGACAAACTGGGAATGATTAAAATTACCAGTTATTATGATCAGCAATATGTGTATTGTTCCATTCGGGATAATGGCCTCGGTATGACAGAAGAAACGCTAAAGAATATTTTTAATGCATTTTTTACCACCAAGCCGATTGGACAAGGTACAGGGCTTGGACTTAGTATTTCCTATGACATTATTGTAAATAAGCATAGTGGTGATATATCCGTTACCAGTGAAAAAACGATTGGAACAACATTTATTATCAAACTACCGCTATCCATTACAAAAAATGCTGAACATAATAGCATAAACGATAAAAATCCCTATACCAATTAA
- a CDS encoding hybrid sensor histidine kinase/response regulator, whose amino-acid sequence MNILIAGHEKINLRITQELIQTHITDSHVFLCSSPDEIAPKMKEYNIDIVLLEIIIPQIKGINILKNIRSKKEYNDIQIIILTEIIDKEVFKLCFENGANDYIYKPIDLIEFVARMNASIKARRNIIALQKTNDTVTTQYKKLQAMTHKLKDTQFNLIQKEKLTALGEIAAGIAHEINNPMGFISSNLDTMNRYIQKIRNLILLYRNFVQLPIDANINHELLLREKAAIADIEQKQKIDFVLDDLTSVILESRDGVERVTKIVQSLINLAKTGTENEIAYNDLSQIAEEALLIVKHETKCIADIDKQIEVPLYLFCNKGQIGQVILNILLNAIHAVKNQSRKSMGKITIKAYHADEYVMCKISDDGPGIKKEHRNRIFDPFFTTKDVGSGVGLGLSVAYDIVVKNHGGELTVDSEPGSGTSFTIKLPANSGKIYNAEE is encoded by the coding sequence ATGAATATACTGATAGCCGGTCATGAAAAAATTAATCTTAGAATTACCCAAGAATTAATCCAGACTCATATAACTGATAGCCATGTTTTTTTGTGTAGTTCACCCGATGAGATTGCCCCGAAGATGAAAGAGTATAATATAGACATCGTTTTACTGGAGATCATAATACCCCAAATAAAGGGGATTAACATTCTAAAAAATATCAGAAGTAAGAAAGAATATAATGATATACAGATTATAATTCTTACGGAAATCATTGATAAAGAAGTTTTTAAATTGTGTTTTGAAAATGGTGCAAATGATTATATTTATAAGCCTATTGACCTTATAGAGTTTGTCGCACGAATGAATGCTTCTATAAAAGCCAGGAGAAATATAATTGCTTTACAAAAAACGAATGATACCGTAACCACTCAATATAAGAAACTCCAAGCTATGACTCATAAACTGAAAGACACCCAATTTAATCTAATACAAAAAGAAAAGCTTACAGCGCTTGGCGAAATTGCCGCTGGGATCGCACATGAGATTAATAATCCTATGGGTTTCATTTCCAGTAACCTGGATACAATGAACCGCTATATCCAAAAAATTAGAAATCTAATCCTGCTATATAGAAATTTCGTGCAACTTCCTATTGATGCAAATATAAATCATGAACTTCTGCTGCGGGAGAAAGCTGCGATTGCGGATATTGAGCAAAAGCAAAAGATCGATTTTGTCCTTGATGATCTCACTTCAGTAATTTTGGAGTCGAGGGATGGAGTGGAGCGAGTGACAAAAATAGTTCAAAGCTTAATAAATTTAGCTAAAACCGGTACGGAAAATGAAATAGCGTACAATGATCTCAGCCAAATCGCTGAGGAGGCCCTTTTAATCGTAAAGCACGAAACAAAATGTATCGCAGATATAGATAAACAAATCGAAGTTCCCTTGTATTTATTCTGCAACAAGGGGCAAATTGGCCAAGTCATCTTAAACATTTTACTAAATGCCATACATGCTGTGAAAAATCAAAGTAGGAAGTCTATGGGGAAAATCACCATCAAGGCATATCATGCTGATGAGTATGTCATGTGTAAAATAAGTGATGATGGTCCTGGAATAAAGAAAGAACATCGTAACCGAATATTTGATCCTTTCTTTACAACTAAAGATGTCGGCAGCGGTGTAGGGCTCGGACTTAGTGTTGCCTACGATATTGTCGTAAAAAATCATGGCGGAGAGCTTACCGTTGATAGCGAACCCGGCAGCGGCACATCTTTCACTATTAAACTGCCTGCAAATAGCGGTAAAATTTACAATGCAGAAGAATAA
- a CDS encoding response regulator, giving the protein MKQNKVLFVDDEFNVLNAIKRAIIEESYKPFFAVSAAEALEIMEEQDISVVVTDMRMPVMDGLSLLKIIKEKYPRTVRVVLSGFTQLSQMLVTINQGEIFKFITKPWITEEDFLPVIRQAIEYYNLQMEKDNLSKSLEQRNLAYQKILRAMEQKQAQEKEGLHNLHEINEWIFSYWRKNIRLVIDESTEKLTALDEFIDVVEETYLTYLSQLSTAVDVRTTSNLINNIAKNCNTRLFINNAANSEFTTKGKHEYLLMMFRILVHHIPEQYKRISCELLHKSLAAETLELDFYIDLQRYQLSVSEKHKLKISCALLNKIGNFDKMTASLEYTGDKLNGIRVTWEVGTPSFK; this is encoded by the coding sequence ATGAAACAAAATAAAGTTTTATTTGTTGATGATGAATTTAATGTTTTAAATGCAATCAAGAGAGCAATTATTGAAGAATCCTATAAACCTTTTTTTGCTGTAAGCGCCGCAGAAGCACTCGAGATCATGGAGGAACAAGATATTAGCGTGGTTGTAACCGATATGCGTATGCCGGTTATGGATGGATTATCTTTATTAAAAATTATCAAGGAAAAATACCCAAGAACAGTACGGGTCGTTTTGTCGGGATTTACGCAATTGTCTCAGATGCTTGTAACCATAAATCAAGGAGAAATCTTTAAATTCATCACTAAACCTTGGATAACAGAGGAAGACTTTCTTCCTGTAATTAGGCAAGCAATTGAATATTACAATCTTCAAATGGAAAAAGACAATTTAAGCAAAAGCTTGGAACAGAGGAATCTTGCATACCAAAAGATACTGCGGGCAATGGAGCAAAAGCAGGCGCAAGAAAAAGAAGGGTTGCATAATTTACATGAAATAAACGAATGGATTTTTTCTTACTGGCGGAAAAATATCAGACTCGTCATTGATGAGTCCACAGAAAAATTAACTGCATTAGACGAATTTATTGATGTAGTAGAAGAAACGTATTTAACATACTTAAGCCAATTGTCGACAGCAGTGGATGTTAGGACTACTTCTAATTTAATCAATAATATTGCAAAGAACTGCAATACTCGTTTATTTATTAACAATGCTGCAAATTCTGAGTTTACAACCAAGGGAAAGCATGAATATCTATTAATGATGTTTAGAATATTGGTTCATCATATTCCAGAACAATATAAAAGAATTAGTTGTGAATTGCTTCATAAAAGTCTAGCGGCGGAGACCTTAGAGTTGGATTTCTATATTGACTTACAGCGTTATCAGCTTAGTGTTAGTGAAAAGCATAAGTTGAAAATATCTTGTGCTCTATTGAATAAGATTGGGAATTTCGACAAAATGACTGCTTCCCTTGAATATACAGGAGATAAACTAAACGGTATTCGTGTGACCTGGGAGGTAGGTACACCTAGTTTTAAATAA
- a CDS encoding SDR family NAD(P)-dependent oxidoreductase yields MKGKIVLVTGASSGIGRATAELMASRGAMVVINYNTNKQGAEETWQSIKKNGGEGVVIQADVTKKDQVEAMFDKILRLYGAVHVLVNNAGSGVKSSTFMEISEALWDETYDINIKSILFCSQAALKDMLPRKSGKIINISSGAARIGGAGESIHYASAKGAVNTLTLGMAKEFAEEGIIINGVAPGMIDTPWHAKFSSVDRLSKFLGGIPLKRAGTAKEIAEVIAFLASDAANYILGEIITVSGGR; encoded by the coding sequence ATGAAGGGAAAGATCGTACTTGTCACTGGCGCCAGTTCAGGAATTGGGCGGGCCACGGCGGAACTGATGGCGTCTCGGGGGGCAATGGTCGTAATCAACTATAATACCAACAAACAAGGTGCGGAAGAAACATGGCAAAGTATTAAGAAAAACGGCGGCGAAGGCGTAGTCATTCAGGCGGATGTTACCAAAAAGGACCAAGTCGAAGCTATGTTTGATAAGATACTTCGTCTTTACGGGGCGGTTCATGTTCTGGTCAATAACGCTGGTTCTGGGGTAAAGTCAAGTACCTTCATGGAAATCAGCGAGGCATTATGGGACGAAACGTATGATATCAATATAAAAAGCATTCTCTTTTGTTCACAGGCAGCATTAAAAGATATGCTGCCAAGAAAGAGCGGCAAGATTATTAATATTTCATCTGGTGCGGCCCGCATTGGCGGGGCTGGTGAAAGCATTCATTACGCTTCTGCTAAAGGTGCGGTAAATACGTTAACCCTAGGCATGGCCAAAGAATTTGCCGAAGAGGGAATTATCATTAATGGAGTGGCTCCGGGAATGATAGACACTCCTTGGCATGCCAAATTTTCATCAGTCGATCGGCTGTCAAAATTTCTTGGCGGTATTCCTCTGAAACGCGCCGGAACAGCGAAAGAAATTGCGGAAGTAATAGCCTTTCTCGCGTCAGACGCTGCTAACTATATTCTAGGGGAAATCATCACCGTAAGTGGTGGCAGGTAA